DNA sequence from the Camelus dromedarius isolate mCamDro1 chromosome 24, mCamDro1.pat, whole genome shotgun sequence genome:
tcttcttcttcttcttcttcttcttcttctccttcttcttcttcttcttcttcttctttcttcttcttcttcttcttcttcttcttcttcttcttcttcttcttcttcttctttcttcttcttcttttcttctttcttctttcttctttctttcttcttctccttcttcttcttcttcttcttcttcttcttcttcttcttcttcttcttcttcttcttcttcttcttcttcttcttcttcttcttcttcttcttcttcttcttcttcttcttcttcttcttcttcttcttcttcttcttcttcttcttcttcttcttcttcttcttcttttcttcttctctttttttcttcttcacttccTTTAACATTGCTTGTAAAACAGGTTTGGTGGTGCCGAACTCTTTCAGCCTTTGCTTGTCCATAAAACTGAATCTCTGTTAAACCTGAATGAGCACCTTGCCAGGTAGAGTATCCTTGGTTGCAGgcttttctcttccctcacttGGAATGTATCATGCTACTCCCTTCTGATCTAGAGAGATTCTGCTGGAAAGTCAgctgatggtttcacaggtgttcccctGTACGAgacttgttgcttttcccttgctgcttttaatattctctttatctctaatttttgccattttaattacactGTGTCTTGGTATGATCCTCTTTGACTTaatcctgtttgggactctctgtgatTCCCAGACCTGGgtgactgttttctttcccaggttgggggcagtttttagctattatgtcTTCAGTTATGTTCACAgctcctttctctgtcttctccttctgggacccctataatgcaaatattagtgtgcttgaTGTTGCCCCAGAGGTCTCTCAAACtgtcctcattttcttttcattcttttttcttctattcagcaTCACTGATTTCCAAtactgtcttccagctcactgatccattcctcTGCATCATTTAATCTACTGTGAATTTCTCCTAGTGtagttttcatttcagttattgtattctttagcTCTGTTTGGTCATTGATAGTTTCTAACTCTTTAACTTCTAACTTCTCATTTtgtgcatccattcttctcccaagttctttgaGCATTCTCACAATCATTACTCCAAACTCTTTTTTGGGTAAATTGCCTATCTCTGCTTctcttagttcttcttctggggttttatctcattctttcatttggaacatgtTCCTTTTTCACCTCATTTTGCCtaaattgctgttttaatttctgtGTATTTGGTAGATTGATCATGTTTCCCAACTTTGAAGAACTGATCTTTTTGAGAGAAGTTCTATGTATCCCAACAGCAtactcccctctggtcaccagagctatatgctctagggATGTCCTCTATATGGGCTGCATGAGTCCTTTGGTTGTGGTGAGCTGACTGCTGTGGGTGATCTGCTAGATGTGGCTGTCTCCCTGTCCAGTTGGTTGCCAGGTCCTGCCTTGTACAGAGGATGCTGGCCACTGGTTGTCAGGGCTGGATCATGAGGTGGCTGGCTGCAGAACCCCATAGGACCTCAGGGCTGGTGCTGACTCACTTCTGGGCAGGGTTGAAGTCCAGGAGTTTCTGGAGCTGGCACCTGCCCACCTATAGGTAAATTCAGATCCTGGGGCTAGTTCTGGCCCACTGGTGGGCATAGCTATGTCCTAgggtctggctgcagggcccaggggtcccagagctggtgtcagACCACTGATGGGTGGAGCCAGTTCCTGACACAGCTGACTGCAGGATCTGGGATGTCTTGAAGCTTATATCAGCCCACCAGTGAGTGGGGCTGATCCTGGGGCTAAAGGGTCCAAGGTGGATGCAGGAGGCCCTGCAGATGAGCACCCAGGAGCCCTAGTGATAACTATAGACTTTCAGGCTTACCTGCCATGGCCACTTCCACTGGGGGGCACTGTGGCCCCTAGTCAtgcccaccagccctgccccccacACTGGGCCTTCCCAGAGCTGCAAAAGGAGCTGGCTGTGCACAGGTGGGCAGCTCCCCTCAACCTGGGAAGGATCCTAGAGAGAGCTGTCAGGAGCCTCTGGGGAAAGGAAAGAGTCACATGGGGTCAGGAATATCCTGGGTTCCCAGTGATGGAGCTCCCCAAGAAGAATAAGGTTTGAGACAGCAGCAGCAGCGTCTGCAGAGGAGGGGCATACAGGGGGAGCTGGGACTTGGCCCTGGGCTCAGCGAGGGAATGGCTGGGAGCCCCATAGTGTCTGGGAGGGGGTGGTACCCTTACTAGGCCAGGAACCCCAGCTCTCTACTCCAGGGACCTCCTGAGCCTCTTTATCTTATGGCCACAGGAAGTGGGCAGCACGAAGCATATGCAGGATGAAGGCTTCCCTTCCCCCTGAGACCAGTGATGGCTGACCATGCCAACATGTCGCCCAAGTCCAGAAGGCCCGTCTCTCTaggtctccctcctcctcctcctctcccttctcctcccccactccccactcttcCCTTGACTGAACAAATGATCCTAAACTTGGGCAGTGAGAAGCCACTGGATTTAACTGGAATCAGCCAGTGCTGGCCAACAGGGCTTTCTGTGAAGATGAGAATGTTCTAGATCCTCACTGTCCACTAGGGCTGCTGCTGCCAGGGAGAAGCCACTGGTGGAGAGACACATGAGCACGGCCTGAGGGTCATGGGCCAGCCCAGCAAGCTGTCCAGTGTGTATAGCTTGTGGGATTGGGGAAGTGAATTTTCCACTTAAGTCAATCTTAATTCGTTTGAATTGACGTGGCCCCGTCAGCAGCAGACAATAGTCCAGACTGTCCTGGATGGTGGGGACAAGAAAGTGACCCACCACCACCAGGGATGTTGTCAGGATTTAGATAAGAACTTCTTAAGATGCCTCCCTGGGGTAGGCTGGGGCCAGTGGTCTTGCCGGCCCATCTGTGACCCAGGCTTGTCCCCCTCCACCAGCTGAGGCTAAGTGGCCTGTACTTGCCCCACCTGTGTCCTCTCACTTGTGTAACCTCCAGGTCCCCTGAACTTCCCGTGTCCCACAGGTGCCCCAGCAGTCCCCCAGCCCTTCACTCCTGAGATGAGCATCAGTGGATCCGGAGCCGGAGTGATGGGCTGACATGCTCAGAAATTGTCACAGGGACCTCCGGTCTCAGCAGGGCAAGGTCTGCATCCCCCATGGCAGACAGGCTCCAGGTGAACTTGTGGTTGAGATTATCTCCAGAGCTTCACATGTCCAGGTTGAACACTGTATTTCTGCAGTCCCACCATGTCCCAGGGAGAGAGAACCAGTAGCTTCTCAAGGAGGTTGGGAGGGTGGGGACGGGTGTCCAAGCAGCAGGAATGATTCCAGCGGCTCAGAGCCAGGGTCCTTCCCCTGCCTTCTTTGGTGCAGACTGGACCCCGGGTCTCCTGCCCTGGCCCAGGCACTGTCCAAGAAGGCAGCCAGGTGAATCGTTCAGTCTAGCAGTGGTCAGTGGTCAGCACCGACAGTGGGTGGAGAGGGAGCCCCCGTATTCCTGCTGCTGCTAGTTGTTGTCTTTATTGAAGACCCTCAAGCTGACCCACAGTGGCCACTTCCCAGCGGAGTGTCACATCCTCCCCATGATGCTCCCCAGCACAGTCCCTGGGCCGGGATCTGGGGAATCAGAGTGAGGAGCTATCAGGGTCCACTGAGCCCCTGACCAGAGCTCAGCACAGCCTCTCCCCAGCCATCCTCATGTTGAAGGTCACAagcctgtccccccacccccaggtcaaAGCAGCCTGAGGTCATAGATGGGTCATAGGACAACAGGGTCCTTGCATGGGGTCAGTATTTGGCCACAGAGCTCCCAAGGAGCCACAGCATTtacaaggggagaggggagggcaggggtgacGAGAGCTGGGACTGGGACTGGAGTGGGATGGGGTCTGATCAGGGGCCTGTCTCTGCCTTCTGCTCCTAGGGTCTGTGAGCCCGttacccagccccagcccaggaggTAGGAGGGGTATGAGCCTCCTGGGGTGTGGCCTTGAGGGAGGGGCTTCCTCTATGCAGTGGTCAGTCCATCATAGTGGTCAGGACCTACTATGGGcctggcccaggcctgggagCTGAGAACACAGTGGCCAAAGTGGACAAGCCTGTCATCAGGGTGAATCCGGAGGTTGTCAGTGGTGAGGAGCATCGTAAAGAGAGGAGCGGCCCCGGGGGTGGAGCTCTGGGCCTCGTGTGTCAGGAGAGGCTGAGGAGCCATCAGAGTGGGCCCAGGGGTGAGAAAGTCCACTCTGGCCGCTCTAGCCCCACGTCCACTCCTCCCCTCTGGGCCACCAGTTGTCCTAGGACAACTGACTCCCCACGTGTCCCTAGGGAGATCTGGGAGCCTGGCCTGACAGTAGGGGCATGGGGGCCAGAGAACCATGGTGTGGGACCCAGAGGAGGCTTGCCTGGGtgcccccagccagcagggagAGAAGGCTTCCCAACCTCAGCATTGGGGATCAGGTGGAGATCTCTGAGGCTGGGGTGCTATGATTTGGGGTGGGGTCCCCAGACCCCGAAGGATGGAACAGCCCAGTCATCATGACCCCAGGTGCTCAGTACTGAATCCTGATACATCAGGGATGAGGGGCAGGAGGATGTCTATGGACAGGGAGCTGTCCCCACCACACTGTCACTGTGGCCACCTGCAGCATCAGCATGGTTGATCTCAGCATCCTGGCTCCCAGCACAGCTGGCCCCTCTGTGGCTGGGCTAGGTCACATGACCACACCCAAGCTGGGGAGGCAGGCAAGCGACACCACCCAGACCCTAAGCAGGAGTTCCCCAGACTTGGGCTGAGGAGGGGCTGGATGCTGGAGCTCCACAGAAGACTAACCTCCAGGGTGGTCCTGATGCAGACCCTATGGCTGCAACTTTGAAGACCCCCGTCCCTGGCACAGGGAAGGCTGCCAGGGGTGTGGGCACAGATGTCTCTGTGACTCCTCCAGGGACTCCTGTCCTGGTTCTGCACCTGTGAATTCATCATGGAAATGAGAGCTGTGGggtcttttaaattctttttagtttaatttttcagGGGGTTTTAAAGAGCTCTGTTGAGATATAGTTTACATTCCACACAATTTacccatttcaagtgtacaagtCAGTGGATTTTAGGCCACAGACTGTCACCACAGTCCCTTTTACAGCATTCTTATCACCCTGAAAAGAAACCCCAGACCCTCTTACCATTACCTTACCCCCCATCACCTTGGGCAGACAGCCCCAGGCAGCCACCGATTGGCTTCTGTCTCTGGTTTCCTGTCCTGGACTCTCACAGTGAATCACACACTCCTTGATGCTGGGACCAGCCTCCCTCAGCAGGACAGGGGAGGTGAGGCCTTTCCTGGCCTCCCCCTCCTAGAAGCAACCAGACCCCTAGGAACCTGAGAAGAAGCAGAGGCAGCCTGGAGGCATCTCCACCCGCTGGGAGCCTGCAGGGTGTGTGGGAGAGGGCCGAGTGTGGAGGTGCCGACAGTGGGAAGAGAAGGGGGCTGCATCTGTGGCACTTGGGGAGGGGTGATGGCTGAGTGAGGCATGGGCGCTGACACTGAGCAGAAGCTGCTCTGACCCAGGGGTCTCCCAAATGGGCATCTTGGTGAGGCAGAGGAGATGGATTGaagcctgggggttgggggaaggaagCTGAGATTCCTGATTGCCCCCTACCCCCAGCAGGGTGGAGAGCAGCGCACTGCTGCCTGATCTGAAACTTCCTCTCTGTTCAGACTCTGTGGGCCTGATCATCCCATGACAGTGACAGAGAGGCTGTGGGGGCCCCTCTTCGCAAGCACGAAGCCCTGAGGAGCACAGACCTGGGACCTGTGTCTCTCGCTTCCAGACCCCCTTCTGCTGCCCTACCTGCACACCCACCCCCCAGGATCCATGCTCAGAGGCCAGTCGGATGCCGGGCAGCCGCAGGACCCTGGCCTGGTCTTCATCGCAGCCGCTGGCTCACACGGGGGGAGTAGCCCAGGGCCCCACTAGGGACAGAGACCACATTCTTTTCCACAAAAGTTGGTTCTTCCATGTGGTTCCTGAGGGGCTGGgccaggtggaggcaggaggctgtGTTGTGGGGCTGGGGTACAGCTAGAAACAGGACAGGTTCAAGACAGGGACTggggctcccccctccccattgGGCCCCCCAACATCCCAGGGCTCCCTCATGCAGACCCAAGGCCccactttctcctccaatgtCACTTGGAAGCACCTCTGAATGCCTTAGACCAAGTGTCCAAGGACACATTCCATAACAAACAGCCAGAAAAGCTGGAAGTGCCAATGGGGACCCCATTTTCCTAGTGAAGTTGTTGCTGTGGGGGAAGGTGGTGGAGGAAGGGATGGAAGTCTGAGACAGAAGCCACGGGGGCCTACGAAAGCAGGTGGACAGTCagagggagaggagcagaggaCACCTGCCCCAAAGGTGGGCCCATCTCTCTCCTCTGGGGCTGGTCTGAGGTGCCCACACCGTGGTCCAAGCACACGCACAGCATCAAAGCAGCTTCTGACACCATTTAATGACAATCAAATCACAAGCAGTCTTCTGACTCCTGGggtttccctccctctctgtacTCCCCTCTCGGGGCCTATCCCTGAGAGACGGAAGGGTGAGGGTCTGCCTCATCTAGGCCCTGGGGGACAGAGGGACATACTGGCGGATCCAGGGCACATAGCTCATCGCCTGGGTGTACACCCCAGGGAAGTTGTGAAGACCACACTTGTAGCCCCAACTCATGACCCCTACCTGGACCCAGGCGCAATTCCAGCTGCACACCTGGGGGCCCCCGGAGTCATACTGTGGGAAGAGATGGCACTCAGCAATGCGGCTGACGGGTCCCCCACTCACAGGCTATGGGTGGGGGGCAGTTGGGGCCAGAGGCAAGGGTGAGTCTGAGCTCTCACCTGGCAGGAGTCACGGCCCTTGCTCCCAGCACACAGCATGTCGTCCTTGATTGGGTTGTTGCCATCTTCAAAGGTCTGATAGTGCTTGTTACAGACCTTGTGCCCCACGATGGGCACCTCTACCTCCTGCAGGTGGTAGGGTAAGGGCAGCGACactgtggggaggagggtgaggacaGGTATTCATTCGGCTCCAAGCTAGGGTTCCCCTGGCCGTCAGCAGAGGGCACAAGGTGGGGGGCCCCACAGCGAGCCCTGACCCTGACCTGGAACCCTGGCCCTTGACTCAGCTTCCCCACATCCTCCACAGCCCGGATCTGACCGCATGACCTCTGAACATCTAAATGCCCATCCATCTCCAGGACACAAGGCTCCATTGGCCAGAGCCTGGGTTCCACGTGCCTGGGACAGGACAATCGATGAGAGAGTGTTCTTCTTAGACTGGGTCAGAACTCACAGGATCCCTGTGCAAATTCTGTTTCAGGAACAGAGGAGCCCTGGGACCTTGGCAGGCCACCCAAACTCAGCAACCCCAGACTTCCTCCCCCATGATGTGATGACCACCTTCTACGCTCAGGCTGTGGTGGTCAGAGTCCAGGAAAGCTACAGCGGAGGTGTGAACCAGAGCCCAGAGCTGCCTGCCCAGGTCCTGGGGTCTGTTCCAGAAGCTTCCTGCTCAAAACCCAAGCATCACACCCAGCCCTGGGGATGCAAAAGATCCAAACCATTTTCCATAAAGAtccagcctccccagcctcccatccttccccaccaAGTCTCCCTAATACCTACAGTTGTATGTGATGTCACCCCAGCCAGTCACCCAGCACATCTTCCCTTTGGGGACCCTCAGtgaggcaggtgggagggagacCACGTTGATGTGATGGGAAAGCGTCACAGGGGCCTTCAGTCTCAGCAAGGCGATGTCTGCGCCACCCTGGGAAGACACAAACTTGGGGTGTTGGATGATGAGAGTCACCTCTGTCAGCTGGTCATGGTCATAGAGTTTCATCTGCCCGACTTGGACCCTGAGATCACGAGGCAACAAGTTGtccctgggggagaggggacagggcgCTTCTCAGAGGAGGCTGGGAGCACCCAGAGCTGAGGAGGAGCCCCGAGGGAGCCCACAGCACACCTCCCTGGCCCCCTCTGCTCCCCGCCATCCTTGCACCCGGCCACAGGGATGGGAGCAGGAACTACTCACGGCCGAATGCAGTGGGCAGCAGTCAGCACCCACTGCGGGTGGATGAGGGAGCCCCCACACTGGTGCAGCCACCGGCCAACTCTTGTATTGTAGATCCTCAGGCTGACCTGCCACAGGTACCTCCTGGCTGACATCGCATCCCCCAATGATGCCCACCAACTCATGTCCCggactggggcctggggaggcaaGATACGGGGACATCAGGGACCCAGACAGTGACCTTCCTGGAGCTCAGGAGCAGGCAAACTTCTCAGAAAAGGACagtcctcccctctctgcctccggggctgcccctgggggcagggatggggtccCGGGAGCCTTAGGGCACTGAATGGGGTCTGGACTTACCTGGGGTCGGGGTCACAGAGCcccccaggcaggggaggggcagaaacaGCAGCCACAGCATCTGCAGAGGGCCGTGGATGGGGGGCTCGGACCCCGCACCAGCTTCCAGGGAGGGCGGCCTGAGGCTCAGCTGAGTGTGGACTGGACAAGAGCTGGCATCTTCCCTCAGTGCGAGCCTCCAGGGCTCTCCCCTCCCGGCCGTCCCTCCAAGGTCCGCATTTATCCTTCCAACTCAGTAAGTGGGCACAGGAGCGCGTGATACGGCCTGATAGACTGGGCGACTGACCGAGGCCAGGCCGTCAGCACTGGGCTTTGGCTTTCTGCCCCAGGTGGCGGgtgggggcctgggcaggggagcAGGAAGCAGCCCCCGGGCCGCCCCATGGAGGCCATTCAGGGCCTCAGGTCCCGGGCTACCAGGAAAGTGGTCTAAGACCCACCTGCAGCCCCAAACAGTGCAGTAAGACAAGATTAGAGGATGGGAACAGTACCCAACCCCTATGTGTgaccccaggcccccaggcccagcTGAAGCTGCATCACAGCTGAGTTGAGGAGCCCCCATCCctagggaggaggggagatgcaGGGAGGACCCCGCAGTTCACAGGAAGGGGCGAGGAACCCCAGTCACCCACTCGCTGCAGAAAATGGAGTCTGCCTGGTTCTTTTCTGCTCACGCTGGTTTTAAACAAACAGAGTCAGGGTTGGACAGTGTGGTTTGGGGGCACTGGAGAGCTCCCCAATCTAGGTCATTGCCAGGCCCTGGTCTCTGCACACCTCCCAGCCAGATGCCCTTCAGAGGCCTCCCAGAGCTGGGCAGGAGGTACCGGAAAAGGCCTTGAGCCCAGTGCCTGCAGGTACCCGGTGGGACCCATCACAGGTGCAGCTGAACAAAACTTGGAAATAGAATGAGGTAGTCCCCATAATGAAGGCGTTTGGGGAGGAGACCTGGCAGCTGGAGTGGACCCCCGCTGGCTCTTTCCAGTTTGAGTCCCAG
Encoded proteins:
- the LOC105099789 gene encoding LOW QUALITY PROTEIN: mastin-like (The sequence of the model RefSeq protein was modified relative to this genomic sequence to represent the inferred CDS: inserted 2 bases in 1 codon), producing MLWLLFLPLPCLGGSVTPTPGPSPGHELVGIIGGCDVSQXRYLWQVSLRIYNTRVGRWLHQCGGSLIHPQWVLTAAHCIRPDNLLPRDLRVQVGQMKLYDHDQLTEVTLIIQHPKFVSSQGGADIALLRLKAPVTLSHHINVVSLPPASLRVPKGKMCWVTGWGDITYNLSLPLPYHLQEVEVPIVGHKVCNKHYQTFEDGNNPIKDDMLCAGSKGRDSCQYDSGGPQVCSWNCAWVQVGVMSWGYKCGLHNFPGVYTQAMSYVPWIRQYVPLSPRA